TCTTCCGCGGCGATGTGGCGTACGCGCTCGGCGACGGCGTCGTCTCTGAGTTTCGAGAACCGGAAGACCGCACAGCGCGACTGGATGGGGTCGATGATGCGGTTCGAGTAGTTACAGGAGAGGATGAACCGCGTGTTGTTCGAGAACTGCTCCATCGTCCGGCGGAGCGCGGACTGCGCGTCGTTCGTCAGCGCGTCCGCCTCGTCGAGGAAGATGATTCGATAGTCGTAGCCGCCGAAGGAGGTGCGCGCGAAGTTCTTGATGCGGTCGCGGACGACGTCGATACCGCGCTCGTCCGAGGCGTTCAGCTCGAGGAAGTTCTCCTGCCAGTCGTCTCCGTAGACTTCCCTCGCGATGCTCACGGCCGCCGTCGTCTTACCGGTTCCCGCGGGGCCGGCGAAGAGGAGGTGAGGGATGTCGTCGTGCTCGACGTAGCTCTCCAGGCGCGCGATGGTGTCCTCGTGGCCCGCGATGTCGTCGAGCGACGTCGGTCGGTATTTCTCGACCCAGATCTCCTGTCTGCCGGCGGCCTCGCTCATAGCGGAGTGAAAGAGAGTACGGTGCATAAAGCCCGCGAGACGGAGTGCGCGTCGCTCACACCCGACACTCGTATCGGGTGGCTAACGTTTATCCCCTGAGGTGTCGTCCGCTCAGTCATGACGCAGCTTCCAGCCCGCTCCCGAGCGGTCGCGCTCCTCCTCGCCGCCCTCCTCCTCTGCACCGCCGCCACGGGGACGGCGACGGCCGCGAGTCGCGCCGACGGCACGGTCGTCGTCGGCCCGAACGAGACGATTACCGACGGCCTGAGCGCCGCCGGCGGCACCATCGAAATCTACGGCACCGTGCGGGGCGACGTGCAGGCCGCCGGCGGTTCCGTCGTCGTCGCCGACGGCGCGACCGTCACCGGCGACGTGCAGGCGACCGGCGGCGACGTCACCATCGCCGGATCCGTCGGCGGGAACGTCGACATCGCGAGCGGGAGCGCGACCGTCGCGCGGAACGCCACGGTCGCCGGGAACCTCAGCGTCGCCGCGGGGAGCGCCGTCGTCGCCGGAACCGTCGACGGCGACGCCGCCGTCGGCGCGGACACCATCACGCTCGCGTCCACGGCGCGCGTCGGCGGCGACTTCGTCTACGACGGCACCCTCACCCGCGAAACCGGCAGCGAGGTCGCCGGCGACGTCCGCGAAGACCCGAGCCTCGGCGACGCCGGCATGGGGTCGGGTTTCTCCCTCCCGTCGTGGCTCGGCACCGCCTACGGCTTCCTCGTGAACCTCCTCGTCGGCGCGGTCCTCCTCGCCGCCTTCCCGCGATTCTCCCGCGACGTCGCCGACCGCGTCGCCGGCACGCCGCTCCGCGCCGCCGGCGTCGGCCTCCTCGCCCTCGTCGCGACGCCGATACTCCTCTTCGTCGTCGCCATCACCGTCGTCGGCCTGCCGCTCGCGCTCGCCGGCGTCCTCGTCTACGCCCTCGGCCTCTGGGTCGCCGCCGTCTACGGCCAGTACGCCCTCGGCGCGTGGCTCCTCTCCTACACCGACCGGACGAACCGCTACCTCGCGCTCCTCGTCGGCGCGCTCCTCCTCGCTCTCCTCCAGTTCGTCCCCGTGCTCGACGCCGTCGTCGGGTTCGCCCTCCTCGTCCTCGCGCTCGGCGCGCTCGCGTCCGCCCTCTACGCCCGCTACCGCGCCGCCGGCGAACTCGCGAGCGCGTGACGCGACACGCCTAAACCCGCGCGCCGACTCCACCACACTATGCAGGTGACGGTCGAAGTAGTCGGCGGCGACACCCACGAGTTCGACGCCGAAGGCGCGACGTACGCCGACCTCCTCGCGGAACTCGACTACAGCCCCCACGAGGTCGCCGTGCTCGTCGACGGCACGCCCGTCCCCGAAGACCAGGCGGTCGACGCCGACCACGTCCAAGTCGTCCGCCTCATCCGCGGCGGCTCCTAGATGGCTCTCACCGTTCGCGCCGCCGCGCCCGACGACGCCCTCGACGTGCTCCGCGTGCTCGACGCCGCGATGCTCGAAACCACCGCGGAAACCGTCGAACGCCGCATCTCCGAAGGAACGGTCTTCGTCGCCGAAGCCGACGAGCGCGTCGTCGGCGCGCTCGTCGCCGTCCCCCGCGACGTCGGCGGCCACGTCGAAGCCGTCGCCGTCCGCCGCCGCCGCCGCGACCAGGGCGTCGGCTCCGCGCTCGTCGACGCCGCACACGACCGCTGGACGCCGCTCACCGCCGAGTTCGACCCGCACGTCCGCCCCTTCTACGAATCGCTCGGCTTCGAGGTCGAAGCGAACGGCGACCGCTACCGCGGCCGACTCGACTGATCAGACGAGCGGCGCGACGAGGTCACGGCCCGCGTCGAGGAGTTCCGCGACGCGCTCGTCGCTCCCGGCTTCCGCGTAGACGCGCATCTTCGGCTCCGTTCCGGAGGGGCGGACGAGCAGCCACGACCCGTCCTCCAGAAGGACTTTGAAGCCGTCGGCGTCGTTCACGCGCTCCACGCGCTTCCCGGCGACGTCGTCGGGGAGCCGGTCGGCGAGTTCGCGGACGACGGCGTCCTTCCGGTCGTCCGGGCAGTCGATACTCACCTTGTCCTGGACGAAGTCGCCGAACGTCTCGCGGAGGCGGTCGGCGCGGTCGTCGAGCGGCTCCTCGCTCTCGACGGTCGCCGCGAGGAGCCCCATGAGCACGCCGTCCTTCTCCCGGATGTGCCCCCGAATACTGAACCCGCCCGACTCCTCGCCGCCCATCAGGGCGTCGCGTTCGCCCATCGCCGCCGCCACCCACTTGAATCCGACCGGCGTCTCGACGACCTCCTCGCCGTGCGCCTCCGCGATGCGGTCGACGAGGAACGTCGTCGAGACGGTGCGGACCGCCGGTCCCGCATCCGATTCGAGGAGGTAGTCGTAGACGGCGGCGAAGAAGACGTTCTCGTCGAGGTGGCCGCGCTCCGGCGTGACGACCGCCACGCGGTCCGCGTCGCCGTCGTTCGCCACGCCGAGGTCCGCGTCGTGTTCGTCCACCGCCAGCGCGAGCCCCTGGAGGTTGTCCCGGCTCGGCTCCGGCGGCGTCCCGCCGAACTCGGGGTCGGTCTCGCAGCGCTGGCGAATCACGTCCGCGCCGGCGCGTTCGAGGAGGACGTCCGTGACGCCGCGCCCGCTCCCGTGCATCGCGTCGTACACCACCGTCACCCCCTCCAGGTCGGGGTCGAGGCGCTCGATGGCGTGTTCGAAGTGGGGCTCCGCGAAATCCACTTCCTCGATGCTGCCGCGCTCGCCGTCGGCCTCGACGGGCTCGCGGAGGTTCGCCTCGACGGCTTCCGTCACCTCGGGGAGCGCGGGCGCGCCGTCGCTCGGGATGAACTTCACGCCGTTGTACTCCGGCGGGTTGTGGCTCGCCGTGATGACGACCGCGCCGGCGAGGTCGCGGTCCACGATGCCGTACGCGACGAGCGGCGTCGGCGTGTCCCGCGGCGGCAGGAGGACGTCGTGGCCGTTCTCTGCGAGCACGTCCGCGACGGCCTCCGCGAACCCGCGACTCGACTCACGCGCGTCGTACCCCACCGCCACCGGCTCGCCGTCGCGGCCTTCCTCGGCGAGATAGTCCGCGACCGCCTGCGCCACCATCCGCAGCCGCGGCGTCGTGAACACGTCCAGCGTCGCCCGCCAACCGTCCGTCCCGAACGCGATTTCGTCCATACGCGACTACTCCGGGCGCGCCCGCAAAATCCCACCGGTCACTCACCGACCACTCGCCGGCCCGCGACGCCCCGGATCGCGACGCTGCCGCCGCCTACCGCTCGTCGTCGACGAGCGCCGCTTTCTCCGCGCGCGAGAGCTGTTTGATGGCGTACTCGCGGCTCATCGCCGCCGACTTCGACTCGTAGGACTCGACGTGCACGAGCTCGACGGGCGTCCGCCCGCGAGTGTACTTCGCGCCCTCGCCGGCGTCGTGTTCGGCGACGCGCCGCTCGACGTCCGTCGTGTAGCCGGTGTAGTAGGTGTCGTCGGCGCAGACGAGGACGTAGACGTAGTGGGCCACGACCGGAGTCGTGGTCGCCGACGGGCTACGGTGTTTCGGTGTGGCGTCGCTGAGAGACCTCCGC
This sequence is a window from Halocalculus aciditolerans. Protein-coding genes within it:
- a CDS encoding GNAT family N-acetyltransferase, whose translation is MALTVRAAAPDDALDVLRVLDAAMLETTAETVERRISEGTVFVAEADERVVGALVAVPRDVGGHVEAVAVRRRRRDQGVGSALVDAAHDRWTPLTAEFDPHVRPFYESLGFEVEANGDRYRGRLD
- a CDS encoding bactofilin family protein, which encodes MTQLPARSRAVALLLAALLLCTAATGTATAASRADGTVVVGPNETITDGLSAAGGTIEIYGTVRGDVQAAGGSVVVADGATVTGDVQATGGDVTIAGSVGGNVDIASGSATVARNATVAGNLSVAAGSAVVAGTVDGDAAVGADTITLASTARVGGDFVYDGTLTRETGSEVAGDVREDPSLGDAGMGSGFSLPSWLGTAYGFLVNLLVGAVLLAAFPRFSRDVADRVAGTPLRAAGVGLLALVATPILLFVVAITVVGLPLALAGVLVYALGLWVAAVYGQYALGAWLLSYTDRTNRYLALLVGALLLALLQFVPVLDAVVGFALLVLALGALASALYARYRAAGELASA
- a CDS encoding phosphoglucomutase/phosphomannomutase family protein produces the protein MDEIAFGTDGWRATLDVFTTPRLRMVAQAVADYLAEEGRDGEPVAVGYDARESSRGFAEAVADVLAENGHDVLLPPRDTPTPLVAYGIVDRDLAGAVVITASHNPPEYNGVKFIPSDGAPALPEVTEAVEANLREPVEADGERGSIEEVDFAEPHFEHAIERLDPDLEGVTVVYDAMHGSGRGVTDVLLERAGADVIRQRCETDPEFGGTPPEPSRDNLQGLALAVDEHDADLGVANDGDADRVAVVTPERGHLDENVFFAAVYDYLLESDAGPAVRTVSTTFLVDRIAEAHGEEVVETPVGFKWVAAAMGERDALMGGEESGGFSIRGHIREKDGVLMGLLAATVESEEPLDDRADRLRETFGDFVQDKVSIDCPDDRKDAVVRELADRLPDDVAGKRVERVNDADGFKVLLEDGSWLLVRPSGTEPKMRVYAEAGSDERVAELLDAGRDLVAPLV
- a CDS encoding GIY-YIG nuclease family protein; protein product: MAHYVYVLVCADDTYYTGYTTDVERRVAEHDAGEGAKYTRGRTPVELVHVESYESKSAAMSREYAIKQLSRAEKAALVDDER
- the samp2 gene encoding ubiquitin-like small modifier protein SAMP2 → MQVTVEVVGGDTHEFDAEGATYADLLAELDYSPHEVAVLVDGTPVPEDQAVDADHVQVVRLIRGGS
- a CDS encoding replication factor C small subunit, giving the protein MSEAAGRQEIWVEKYRPTSLDDIAGHEDTIARLESYVEHDDIPHLLFAGPAGTGKTTAAVSIAREVYGDDWQENFLELNASDERGIDVVRDRIKNFARTSFGGYDYRIIFLDEADALTNDAQSALRRTMEQFSNNTRFILSCNYSNRIIDPIQSRCAVFRFSKLRDDAVAERVRHIAAEEGVEYTEDGVDALVYAADGDMRRAVNALQQAAATGDVVDEEAVYAITATARPEEIEAMVNDTLDGDFLAARSTLDELLSERGLAGGDIIDQLHRSVWEFDVDEKAAVHLMDRVGEADYRIAEGANEQVQLEAMLASIALENDA